TGTGGCAAACCTGAATCACCCGTTTTGAATAGGCACTCATAAAAGGAGAAGTCATGGTCACCTGATCTCTGTCCGGCACGAGAAATTCCGGCAGATTTCTGAATTTTTTGATGTAGGAAAAAATATAATCCCATCTTCCGCAATTGAGTCCCGCACTGTGTTCTTGAAGTTCAAATAAAATTTCGTCGAGCTGAAAAGCCGCGGTAATGGTTTCGATAAGAACAGTAGCTTTGATGGTTCCCTGTGGGATTTTAAGGTAATCCTGAGAAAATTTAAAAACTTCATTCCACCATCTCGCTTCAAGATAATGCTCGAGTTTTGGAAGATAGAAGTAAGGTCCGCTGCCGTTTTCGATGAGTTTCTTGGCATTTCTGAAAAAATAGATTCCGAAATCAGTTAAGGAAGCTGAGACTCTTTCCCCATCAATTTCAATATTTTTCTCTTCAAGATGCAATCCTCTCGGACGAACCAATAAAACAGCTGTTTTATCATTCAGCTCGTAACTTTTACCGTTTTCATTTTGGAAACTGATGGTACGGTTTACGGCATCGGAAAGGTTTTTTTGCCCCTCCATGCAGTTTTCAAATGTGGGAGAATTACTGTCCTCAAAATCGGCCATAAATGTTGAAGCACCTGAATTTAGGGCATTGATGATCATTTTACGTTCCACCGGCCCGGTAATTTCTACTCTTCTGTCGAGTAAATCTTCAGGAAGCGCGCTGCAGATCCAATCAGTTTCTCTGATTTCTTTGGTTTCGGGTAAAAAAACGGGAAGATGGTGATGATCAAATTCAACCTGTTTCATCTTTCTGGCAACAAGCAGTTTATTTCTTTCCGCATTAAATCTTACGTGAAGCTCGATAAGAAAATCGATCAAATCGGAAGTAAAAATATCTCTATGAGGTCTGTCTGCCAGAATTTTAAATTGTGTTGCCGTCTCCATATTAATTAATATTTTGTGATTAACATATGGCAAATCTAAATAAAATTTTTCACTTACAGCGAACGTTCGCTAAATTTTAAAATAAATAATTATGCGAACACCAGTTCTTTTTTAATTAACTTTGTAACCATCGCATTTCTAAAACTATTTAGAAAGATTATAAATTTAAACTGAGACTATGAGGCACGACGGCGAATTCATTAAAACCGTTTTCGGACTGAAAATGAAACAGTTCCGGCAGAAAAGAAATATTTCCCTGCAGGAGCTTTCTAACCAAACCGGATTATCAAAATCGTACCTTAACGAGATTGAAAACGGCAAAAAATATCCAAAACATGATAAAATCGCGCAACTTGCAACGGCCTTAAATTGCACTTACAACGATTTAGTTTCAACAAAACTCGACAAAAGCCTTTCGCCGATTGTAGAAATAATTCAGTCGGATTTTTTTAAGGAAATACCACTTGATCTTTTCGGGATCAACAAAAATAACCTCATCAGCATCATCAGCGATGCCCCGAAAAAAGTCACCGCTTTCGTCAACACATTGATTGAAATTTCAAAAAACTATAATCTCAGCAAAGAGCGTTTCTATTTCGCGGTAGTGAGGAGTTTCCAGGAACTTTATGATAATTATTTCCCGGAAATAGAGGAAAAAGCTTCTGCGTATTCAATAGAAAACCAGATTCCATACAAACCTAATTCTGCAGATCTTGAAAAAATTCTGACCGAAAAGTTTCATTATGAAATCAGAAATGTCGGTTTTGAAAAATATGGCGCAACAGGAAAACTGCGTTCACTTTATATCCCTGAAAAAAGGCTTCTGCTGTTGAATGAACTGCTGGATGAGGATCAGAAAACCTTCATTTTTGCCAAAGAAATCGGTTATAATGTCTTGAATCTTAACCCAAGACCCAATACGTATTCATGGCTGGATTTCACGAGTTTCGAAGAATTGCTCAGCAATTATTACGCATCGTATTTTGCAGGCTGTCTTTTGATACACAAAGGAATTCTGACAGAAAAACTCTCACAGTTTTTCAGATTGGAAGAATGGGAACCTGAGAATTTTGAGAACTTGATTGCAGAATTCACCAATTCTCCCGAAACGTTCTATTACCGGCTTACCAATATTCTGCCACAGGAGCACGGAATCAAGGATTTGTTCTATCTGTGTTTCACGAAAAAGAAAAATTCAGAAAAGCTCGAAATCCTGAAGGAACTTCATCTGAACCAGCAGCAGGCGCCGCACGCCAACGCGACGAACGAACACTACTGCAGACGGTGGATTGCTGTTAAAAACCTGATGATTCTAAAGGAAAATGAAACGGTAACCGACGCGCAGATTTCTCATTATAAAGACAGCGGACTTACTTATCTTGTACTTTCAACTTCGCAGAAAAATCCTTTTTCCGATGGAACAAACAGAAGTTATTGCTTAGGAATTCTGCTGAATTCAAATTCTTTGAAAAAAATAAATTTCGCTAAAAGCGACCGAATCAAAACTGTAAACGTTGGCGTAACCTGCGAAGTCTGCAGCATCCCGAACTGCGAAGTCCGACAGGCGCCACCCGTGCGCCTGGAAAAGGAAATCTTTAATGAAAACATGAAAAAATCAATCCTGATGATTAAAAAAGATATGATGTAGATTTTGGAGCGCTGAAATTTGTAACTTTAAATTCACCAAACATCAGATTGTGATTCTAAATTTACTGTTTCCGAACCGCTGCCTCGAGTGCAACCAAATTATCAGTGCTGATGAACTCGTATGCGGAATCTGCATGGACCAGATTCTGTTTACCCATCACGATTTTTCTGAAAGCAACCTGCTGAAAGAACGTTGTTCACTTTTATTTCCCGTTGAAAATGCATTTGCCCTGATGCAGTTTGAAGAAGAAAGTTTAAGCCGCAAAATCGTTCATCAACTTAAATACGGAAGCCGGGAAAAAACAGGAAAAATACTGGCAGAATGGACAGGTGAAAGAATTCATTTTGATGACAACAAACCCGATCTCATGGTTTCTGTTCCGCTACATCCGAAAAAACTAAAGGAAAGAGGCTATAACCAGCTTCATCTTTTTACCAAAACTTTATCGGAAACACTCCAAATCCCCTTCGATCATCATTTGATCAAAAGAAATTTTTACCAAAAAGCCCAGGCAAAGAAAGACAAATCGCACCGAACTGAAACTGAGAATCTTTTTTCAGTGACGAAGGAAATTTCAGATAAGCATGTCTTGCTGATTGATGATGTTTTCACTACCGGAAATACCATGAGTTCCGTTGCGTGGGAAATCCTGAAAGCCGGTAACAATAAAGTTTCCGTTCTCGTAATGGCGGTTGATTAAGGTTGAGGTTGAGGCTGAGATTATCGCTGAAGTTTTTCGCCGTACGATAAATCACCCGCGTCTCCAAGACCGGGAGTGATATATCCTTTCGATGTTAAATTTTCATCAATAACTCCAACCCAAATTTGCGCATCCGGATATTCGTTCTGAATGGTTTCAACGCCCTGTTTTGATGCAATTGCTGCAACAATGTGTAGTTGGGTGGGTTTACCGTGGTTCAGCAAATCTTTAATCGCTTCAATTAAACTTGCACCGGTAGCCAACATGGGATCGGCTACAATCAAAGGTCTTCCATCGATATTGGGGCAGGTAAGATAATCCTGTTTAATCGAGAAATAATCGTTCGCATCATGTTTTCTGTAAGCGGCAACAAAACCGCAGTCTGCTTTATCAAGATAATTCAGAATTCCCTGAAAAAGAGGAACGCCGGCTCTTAAAATCGTTGTAATAACAGGCTGAACAGCGATTTCCTTAACCTGAATTTTATCCAAAGGAGTTGCAATCTCCATCTCCTTAACTTCCAGACCTTTGCTGATTTCGAATGCTGCAATTTCACCAATGCGTTCCATATTTCTGCGGAATTTCATGCGGTCATTTTGCAGTTCTACGTTTCGGAGTTCATTGATCCAGGTATTGACAAGGGAGAATTGATCGGATAAAACGGTAATCATAGTAGTTATTTGTGCGGTAAAGTTCGGGAAAATATAATGTATTAAAAAGCCTTTCAGAAAAATTCTGAAAGGCTTAGGTTTTTACTTCTGACGGAAATATATTTCAATAGGAACACCAGTAAAACCAAACTGTTTCCGCAGCTGATTTTCGGTAAACCTCTTGTAACTTTCTTTTACGTATTGAGGAAGATTGCAGAAGAATACAAATTGCGGACTCGGCGTGGGAAGCTGTACACAGTATTTAATTTTCACATACTTTCCTTTGATTGCAGGCGGCGGAGTGTGTTCAAAAATCGGCAGCATGACTTCATTGAGTTTTGAGGTCTTGATTTTCTTCGCGCGGTTTTCATACACCTCCATCGCTACTTCGACTGTTCTCAGAATTCTCTGTTTGGTTAAAGCTGAAACGAAGAGGATTGGAATATCTGTAAACTGACCAATTCTTTCCTTAATCTGGTTCTCGAAATCCAGCGCGGTATTGGTTTTTTTATCTTCAACCAAATCCCACTTGTTCACCACGATTACAATTCCCTTTCTGTTTTTCTGAGCGAGTCCGAAAATATTCATATCCTGGGATTCCCATCCTAAAGTAGCATCAACCATGATGATCACAACATCAGAATACTCAATAGAACGTATGGAACGCATCACCGAATAAAATTCCAGATCCTCCTTCACTTTGGCTTTACGGCGCATTCCGGCTGTATCTACCAAAACAAACTCGTGTCCGAATTTGTTATACAGCGTTTCAATGGAATCCCGTGTAGTTCCCGCGATATCAGTTACGATATTTCGTTCTACATCAAGCAATGCGTTGGTTAAAGTTGATTTTCCGACATTTGGTCTCCCTGCAATGGTGATTTTAGGTAATCCTTCAAACGGATCTTTATATTCTGTGGTTGGGAATTCATTCACGATATCATCCAGCAGTTCTCCCGTTCCGGATCCTGTTGCAGAAGATAAAGTGTAGTATTTTTCGATACCTAACTGATAAAATTCGGTAGCAGCGAGTTCTTCGGTAGCTGAATCAACCTTGTTTACCGTAACATAAACCGGCTTATTCGAACGGCGGAGCATTTCATGGATTTCCTGATCGGTATCCGTTAATCCTTCGTCTACATTCAGCATGAAGATGATTGAAGTAGCTTCGTCAATTGCCAACTGTACCTGTTTCGAAATTTCTTCCTGAAAGATATCATCAGTATTAACCTCATAACCACCAGTATCAATTACAGTGAATTCGATTCCATTCCAGTCAGATTTGCCGTAATGGCGGTCTCTGGTAACTCCGGAAGTTGAATCTACGATAGCTTCTCTTCTCTCTAAAAACCGGTTAAAAAGGGTTGATTTTCCTACGTTGGGGCGCCCAACGATCGCAACGATATTGCTCATTAAATTTTGTTTAATAATGTAATTATTAATGGGTTACTCGAACTTTTCGAGCCCAAAAATTTTTGCAAAGATAGTCTATTTAAATTTAGGAATACGGGAGAACTCCGATAAAACATTCGTAGCCCCGATGGAAACGGCATCCTTTTTTGGTGACTGAGCGGAAGCGAAATCACCAAAAAAGATAAAGTGGACAGCGGGTGAAGACTTGAAAAGAAAACTAAACCTTGGTTGCTCCCCATAAAAAAGCCATTTCCCCGAGAAAATGGCTTTGTATATTTTACTTTTTCTGAATTAAATTCTTTCGATGTCCGCGCCGAGTGCTTTCAGCCTGCCGTCGATGTTTTCATAGCCACGGTCGATTTGCTCTATATTGTGGATTGTTGAATTTCCTTCCGCAGAAAGTGCCGCGATCAGCAATGCGTTTCCGGCTCTGATATCCGGGGAAATCATTGTTGTACCGCGTAATGGCGACTCATGATTTAAGCCCACTACCGTTGCTCTGTGCGGATCACACAGAATAATCTGCGCGCCCATATCGATGAGTTTATCGACGAAGAACAAACGGGATTCAAACATTTTCTGATGCACAAGAACAGTTCCTTTAGCCTGAGTTGCCACCACCAGAATAATAGAAAGCAAATCGGGTGTAAATCCAGGCCAAGGCGCATCTGAAACCGTAAGGATGGAACCGTCGATAAATTTCTGGATTTTATAATGGTCCTGTGCCGGAATATAAATATCGTCGCCACGCTGCTCAAGGCTGATTCCTAATTTTCTGAAGGTATTGGGAATAACGCCCAACTCGTTCCAGTTCACGTTTTTAATGGTGATTTCCGATTTCGTCATGGCTGCGAGGCCAATCCAGGAACCGATTTCAACC
The window above is part of the Kaistella faecalis genome. Proteins encoded here:
- the aceB gene encoding malate synthase A; this encodes METATQFKILADRPHRDIFTSDLIDFLIELHVRFNAERNKLLVARKMKQVEFDHHHLPVFLPETKEIRETDWICSALPEDLLDRRVEITGPVERKMIINALNSGASTFMADFEDSNSPTFENCMEGQKNLSDAVNRTISFQNENGKSYELNDKTAVLLVRPRGLHLEEKNIEIDGERVSASLTDFGIYFFRNAKKLIENGSGPYFYLPKLEHYLEARWWNEVFKFSQDYLKIPQGTIKATVLIETITAAFQLDEILFELQEHSAGLNCGRWDYIFSYIKKFRNLPEFLVPDRDQVTMTSPFMSAYSKRVIQVCHKRNVHAMGGMAAQIPVKNNEEENEIAYAKVRADKEREVKNGHDGTWVAHPGLVPVAKKIFDDLMPEKNQIQKKFEEYHISEADLLEIPKGTITENGVRKNINVGILYIESWLMGIGAAALYNLMEDAATAEISRTQVWQWLKNEAKLDDGRTLLPAMVLQWQEEELQKIKNYVGEERYHNGKFGLATEIFDDLVLNDHFEEFLTLKAYQFI
- a CDS encoding helix-turn-helix domain-containing protein, whose product is MRHDGEFIKTVFGLKMKQFRQKRNISLQELSNQTGLSKSYLNEIENGKKYPKHDKIAQLATALNCTYNDLVSTKLDKSLSPIVEIIQSDFFKEIPLDLFGINKNNLISIISDAPKKVTAFVNTLIEISKNYNLSKERFYFAVVRSFQELYDNYFPEIEEKASAYSIENQIPYKPNSADLEKILTEKFHYEIRNVGFEKYGATGKLRSLYIPEKRLLLLNELLDEDQKTFIFAKEIGYNVLNLNPRPNTYSWLDFTSFEELLSNYYASYFAGCLLIHKGILTEKLSQFFRLEEWEPENFENLIAEFTNSPETFYYRLTNILPQEHGIKDLFYLCFTKKKNSEKLEILKELHLNQQQAPHANATNEHYCRRWIAVKNLMILKENETVTDAQISHYKDSGLTYLVLSTSQKNPFSDGTNRSYCLGILLNSNSLKKINFAKSDRIKTVNVGVTCEVCSIPNCEVRQAPPVRLEKEIFNENMKKSILMIKKDMM
- a CDS encoding ComF family protein — translated: MILNLLFPNRCLECNQIISADELVCGICMDQILFTHHDFSESNLLKERCSLLFPVENAFALMQFEEESLSRKIVHQLKYGSREKTGKILAEWTGERIHFDDNKPDLMVSVPLHPKKLKERGYNQLHLFTKTLSETLQIPFDHHLIKRNFYQKAQAKKDKSHRTETENLFSVTKEISDKHVLLIDDVFTTGNTMSSVAWEILKAGNNKVSVLVMAVD
- the upp gene encoding uracil phosphoribosyltransferase codes for the protein MITVLSDQFSLVNTWINELRNVELQNDRMKFRRNMERIGEIAAFEISKGLEVKEMEIATPLDKIQVKEIAVQPVITTILRAGVPLFQGILNYLDKADCGFVAAYRKHDANDYFSIKQDYLTCPNIDGRPLIVADPMLATGASLIEAIKDLLNHGKPTQLHIVAAIASKQGVETIQNEYPDAQIWVGVIDENLTSKGYITPGLGDAGDLSYGEKLQR
- the der gene encoding ribosome biogenesis GTPase Der, coding for MSNIVAIVGRPNVGKSTLFNRFLERREAIVDSTSGVTRDRHYGKSDWNGIEFTVIDTGGYEVNTDDIFQEEISKQVQLAIDEATSIIFMLNVDEGLTDTDQEIHEMLRRSNKPVYVTVNKVDSATEELAATEFYQLGIEKYYTLSSATGSGTGELLDDIVNEFPTTEYKDPFEGLPKITIAGRPNVGKSTLTNALLDVERNIVTDIAGTTRDSIETLYNKFGHEFVLVDTAGMRRKAKVKEDLEFYSVMRSIRSIEYSDVVIIMVDATLGWESQDMNIFGLAQKNRKGIVIVVNKWDLVEDKKTNTALDFENQIKERIGQFTDIPILFVSALTKQRILRTVEVAMEVYENRAKKIKTSKLNEVMLPIFEHTPPPAIKGKYVKIKYCVQLPTPSPQFVFFCNLPQYVKESYKRFTENQLRKQFGFTGVPIEIYFRQK